The DNA window TTGTTGTTCCCTTTCAACTTCAAAGGTACCTTTCAGAAACATATTGTATCGTCATTATATATAAGGTTTTCTCATCGGCGTGGTTTTTGTATTCTAGGTATCTGGATCAGTTGCTGTTTGTGTTCGCGGTACTTGTGATTACACGACTAAAGCTACAATGGCACAATCAGGAGGCGCTACTGCAGTGTTGATGATAAATGAGGGTAACTAATTCATCCATATGCCACATCTCATGCAATTCTTTTCACTCAAATGTTAAATTGTTTGTCTCAGTAACAAACGCCAACACTATAGATTGACATTGTCATCCAAAATAATTCTCATGGTAACTAGGCCGAGTTAATTTTAACTGATATCAATCAATGAGGCACTAAATGCATTAGCACTACTGTTATTCACTAATTGAAAAATACCTTCCCATCCGCTGTTTAACCCGTTATGTTATGTTCTTTTAAATGTTTACTTTGTTTTTTGCCGAGTTGGTTTTACATGATTGTATTTGTCTGAAATCCATCTGTTTATTTTCTCTCAGAGCTCTTTGAGATGAATTGCCCTAGTGATACTAAGGAAAAGATAGACATTTCAATCCCAGTAGTGGAAGTAACAGAGTCATTGGCAGGAAATCTCAAGAATTCTTTGAAGTCTGGAAAGAAAGGTAAGGATTTCAATTTCTAAAACTTCTACTCGGATTTCTATATTGTTTCAGAAAGAGATTTGCACTTATTTATCTATTATGTTGTCTCAATGTATATATTAATTGGCCGTCTCAATGTATAATTCTTTCAACCATGATAAGAACTGAACTATATAGGAGGGATCCCATGGTTAATTAAAGAAGCCATATGGATGCGAATGTCTTGTATCGAGTATATTATTTGGATGTCTAAAATTTATTTGTGACAAAGAGTGAGGTGCATGTTCTTGTATATAGGAAAAGGGAATCATCAAGTTTCTTTATATTGTATGCATACTTTAGATAGGTAATGGAGAGATGGTTATAACTAGAGGACTTGATAGGTTAAAACTTAATATGAAAAGCTTCCCTGTTAAACATATTGTACCAGGTACCtaactattattttatattatatcctAGACTTCTGATGTTTCTTGGTTTCATTGTACTCTACAATGAATTAAAGATGAAGTAAATACTAAAATAGCTAAACTTGTAGccaaaattttttaataaataaattttacaaaaaagtatattatatatatatatatatatatatatatatatatatatatatatatatatatatatatatatatatatatatatatatatatatatatatatatatataatgtatggAGGGGAGGGATGGGCCGTAGCTCATGGTTGCCCTCCCCCACATCCGTCCCTGCATGCACCCATGCAttctcttaagttctttgaaagtTAAAAGAAAAACATCACATgttttatgaagaaaaataatgtatatttattatTAGATGTCTATCACAAGATTTATAGATGGTTAATTTTGAGTTGTCCATTGCAGTGGAAGTCCTACTATATGCTCCAGTTCGTCCAGTTATAGATTTCTCCGTTGGAGCTTTGTGGTTGATGTCTGTCGGAACAGTTATATGTGCTTCCTTATGGGCAGACTTTACTGCTACTGATCAAGCCGATGTACACTATGATGATTATTCTCCTAAGGTTTTTCCATGCAACCTTATATCTATTTGTATTAGTTTGTGATGTTTTCTTAATTATACTAAGGAATGACAATATAATTATCAATATATCCTGATATGAAGGCACACTTTCATTAATTCAACGAATATTTTAACAATAGTTAAAGGGAGAATTTGTAATCACCAACGGATTTTAGCCGCATGAATGCTACTATGCATTTCCTTTTATCTTTGACTGCCTTCTGTATGAATCGACACGGATCATTGTAATCAGTTAACTATTATAATTTAGAACTTAGACTAGATCTACGGTTCACCAAGCAAGTCTTCTTCTCATCTACGTTCATATTGTTTAATGATTGTACAAGTTATTTTAGTTCTTTTACTAATGCATCTTCAAGCAAATTAGTTTAAACATTtatgtttcttttcttttgctaGGGATCTTCCACTGCTGAAAAAGGGGCAGATGGTTCTGAAGATGAAATTGTTAACATAGATGCTAAGGGGGCTGTCATTTTTGTCATTACGGCTTCTACGTTTCTCGTGCTACTGTTCTTCTTCATGTCATCTTGGTTTATCTGGGTGCTGATTGTACTTTTTTGTATTGGAGGTATTGAGGTAAGGTAGCTCATTTTCGTTGATTTTATTCCTAACTGTCCTACCTGATATATATGCATCTATATGTACATGTGTATGTATTTCATGGTTTGCTCAAGTTATTGGTTCCCTATTCCCATCTATGATCAATACACTGTAACAATAAAAACTATAAGTGTTATAACTCAATAAACACACAGTACCCATTCTGATTATACTATATTGATTTCGTTGGATTTGATAACCACTATTGTATGTTTGAGCAGCTGTGCCTCATCAATATACACAACCAAAATAATCATCCAGACTAGATTGCAGATGGAGATGGGATGGCATAAGACAACTACTCCCCCGTCAATTAGCTTTTgaacaaataatataaatttttaatccaATTAGGTGGAAAGTAGTTCATATAAATGTCCTATCCAATAAGTTAAACACCTAAACTCTCCTTCAGCCACACAGCTAGTAAGTGATTCCATATACAATAACAAATCACTAGACACACATATTTTTCATCTTTAATTGATGAGAAGGAATGTGGTGACTGGCATTCAAGATTAATAGCAAAGCAAGTGAAAAAAGTATTGGATTCTTCTCTTTCACAAGTTTGCACACGGCCCTTGGCAATCAACCATGCTTTTAAGCAGGCAATGGACTCGCTCAGATTTACTTCTATTGTACAAACTTGTTTTTCATTCATGCTAGTTTCAAGGGAACTATTGTTTCACATATAGAGAATCGGAAACTTCACTATGTTCTCCAGTCGGTTTATTGTTGTATCAAGTTTTTGCTATCGAGCATATTTTGTCTGTCCATGTCACTATTttcctctttttttatttttttaatatagtttattttttactataaaaaatatatCGGAGGGCATTAGTCTTTTCAATTCATATGggttttaatttttagtaattGCTTAGCTCCTCTTTTCACTAATTAAAGTACTTTTTTTTTTCAGGGGATGCATAATTGTATTGTAACCCTCACTTTAAAGTATAATATATGTCTTCTTTCTTATTAAAATTAACATTACTATTCCTTATGCATATTATGTGTTAgttaatttttcatttatttttcaaatgtaTGAGCAGACATCATCCCAGTTATGGACACAAGACTGTGAATTTACCTATGTTTGGGGTGGTATCCATTTTCTCACTAGTAGTGCTACTATTTTGTATGGCATTTGCGGTAACATGGGCGGTTACTCGAAAAGGGTCATTTTCATGGTTTGGTCAAGATCTTCTTGTAAGTGTCAGCTTCTCATACCACCACAATTTCTATTATCATTGCAGTTTCTGTATTAAAACTTTAAGGCAGAGAGACAAACTTTGGAACATATTGTCCGTAATGATTATTATATGAGATTCAATCCTTTTTATTTAAGGGTTTTGCTAACGAGTGCCCTCAGGGCATTCTTTAAGcctactaaataaagaaaatattctttacaaaagtcaagatttcaatttccaatacattttcaatgcattgaatacacacatttttaaaaatacttactattttaatcacttaaagaTTGCCCCAAGGGCACTAGTTAGCATTTCCCTTTATTTAAACATGTCATTGAACGACTCTAATTGAAGAACTGAGACAAACACAGGAAACtggtttcagaaacaaagccagaagTTGCACGGCCTTCTAGTCTTAGGTCTACCTTTGTTGATGAGTTCGTATTTCCTTGGAAATATTTTTCCAACATTGCACCCTCTTATATATCTACAAACATGCAAATGCACTAGCACATACTTATGCCTGTAAAGTTTTTCCAACTTATGCTGTTTGATTCTATAACAAGCTTTCTTCAGCAGTGCACTGGAAAATGGCTTGTTGTCTCAATAATGATTGTTAACTTTCACAGGCGATGGGCTGTTTATTCaatctttttatttgatttgatacAGTTCACTTGAAATACAACTTTATTCTTTACAGGGTATCTGTTTAATGATAACAGTATTGCAATTGGCTCGCTTGCCTAATATCAAGGTAACTGATTGGGATCCTTGTGTTTATAATTTTGATTCCTTCTCATTTTTTTTCTGACATTAGTTATCACATTTTGTATCATTTTCTGATGCATCTGATATCCTAGGTTGCTACTGTACTACTTTGTTGTGCATTTGTATATGACATTTTTTGGGTATTCATATCCCCCGTGATATTCCAGAAGAGTGTTATGATTACTGTAAGtctcaccttttttttttctttcatttcttagctattttattttatgtctttctattgtttttttttttttcattctcaaGGCAGAGTTGAACTTTTTATATTTCTTTCTAAATGTTCAGTGTTTCCGCTCTAACTGTTACACCAAAAAAACTGGTGTCTTATAGTTATACATTTTCTTTTCTAGGTTGCTCGGGGTGACAAGGCCGGCGGTGAAGCAATTCCTATGCTTTTGAGATTTCCCCGTCCTTCTGATCCTTGGGGTGGCTATGATATGATTGGATTCGGAGATATTCTATTTCCTGGTTTGCTTGTTTCCTTTACTCGTAGGTATTGAATTCCTTATTTGGTCAACAACTTGTGTGGATGATATGTAAACTTAAAAGTAACTAATATATTTGAACTAAGTAAAATTCAACTGCGTATTTGCAATGATATGCATCAAGCCTTTTCATGTTTGCAAAAtatgtttccttttgattttaaagTTTATGTATCTGTGATTTATCTCTGCCTTGTCTCCAGTCAGTGTATGTAGTAAGAGGAATAGTAACCGGTACAATGGAGAATTTTAGGCTAAGAAGGGTTCTAAGAGAGCAGGAGGAGGGGTGTTCAGAAAGGAGGTAGAGGCAATGCACAATAATTTTTCCACACCCATGCCAATGCTCGCTTATCACATATATACATCTCAGTATTTCCATTTAGAGTTAGTTAGCCTCAGTAAAATTGTGAAATCCTATGATCTTGCAATTTAAATCACGAATTTAACAATATTGATGAATTCTACCCTCGTTTTGATTATCTTGAATCCCATACTTGCTCTGAACTACCCGTTGCTACATAGAATTTGATTTGAGAGAAAAGTTCTCATGACAATGTTAAGATGCCAAATTAATAACCCATTGCCCCCTCTTTCTCAGGTTTGAACAAATCCCACAatcattttttgtatttccaaacTTCTAAACAACATAAATTTTGGATAATGTTGTTCAATGGGAAAATTTGTTTCTCACGCTTCAATATTTTGGGATCAATATGGATCACATATGTTTAACATCAAATTAGAAAGACAATCAATTATTTTTGAACTTCGTCTTTTGGATTGATGATTTTTGCATAAGCACTGTGGTTTCATGTCATAAAAgaactttttaaatatttatgttgGTTTTAAATTTTCCAATGTGCATCGGACTAGATGTTTTGTACTGATTGTATTTGTCATTGCTTTTGATGGTCTCAGATTCGACAAAAATAATAACAAGGGGGTTTTTGATGGATATTTTCTTTGGTTGGTAGTTGGCTATGGCTTTGGTAAGTTCTTTTGCAGTTAAGCATTGATTTTCTTCTTTTATCTTGTTCTCCATTAAATGAATTAAGAAAACACTCATGAAATAAACACCGGAATAATATAGAATTAGTAGCATTCATTAAACCTTTGTTGATTAGAGTTGCTAGTTTATGATATTTCTTAATCTGGTCATTTATTTAAACTTGTACTCTATTTGTTAAAGCTGCTATGCTTTAAGGACATGTTTCCTATTTCAGGTCTCATCTTCACATATTTGGGGTTATATTTGATGAACGGTCACGGACAACCTGCACTCCTCTACCTTGTTCCATGTACATTAGGTAACTGGTTTTGTGTTTTAGCTTAGATATTATGTAGTGGTTCTCATCATTTAGCTTCTCTAATGTTCAATTGTTGTCAAATTACTTGGACAGGAGTCGCTGTGATATTGGGATGTATAAGAGGCGAGCTCAAGGATATTTGGAATTATAAAGAAGATTCGTCTTCATCCAAAGAACCTTCTGAAGTTTGAATTATTACACAGTTTAATGCAACTAGGACAATTATCTCACATACATCAATATTAACTTAATGGCATGCGATGTATTTGGTGGTTATAGGAAAAAGATCAGGTGTACATGCTATTCTTTCCCAGGCTTCGGTAAATATCTTTTGTAATTAATAactaattaacaaaaatcaatgtcctttctctgttttttttttaaaaatataactcTGCTTCATAATTCTCGCgagaaagaaaataaagtgtTGTGAAATTTACCGTCGTTTCTTGGCTAGTGCTATTGTCATTGCGCTAACCTGTGTTTAGATAAAGGCTTTGATTGGTAAGGCATAATTTTGAGCTTATGTCGTATAACTTATAGTTTATGAGCTCATATAACAATTTAGATCTGTTTGGTAACAGTCTTTTTatcactagcttatagcttattatacTAGCTATATAGTTTATTTTctagacgctattttaaataacGTTTTAGCTTATAGGTTATAATATTTTCTTCCTTTTCTATCTTTATTATTTTAGCataaattcatttttatcctttataatttattttaatttcaaattaaataattatgtattaaatatttttttatgtcattttacatttataagttacttgaaccgtttattttatcaaacactttaatTAGTTTATCAGTTATTAGTTTTAACTCTCAACCATCAACCATAatctataagctatcagtcatcagctataaACTATTAGCTAATTTATCAaccaaccgctatttttaccaaacagatccAAAGCTTCTAAAACAATTGTTTTTACTTTTTATCTAAAGTCTCTTTGAGATACAAGATTTAAATACATGACATTGAAGGTTGAGTTTACTTGTATTGaactttattttaataaaacatcCAAACTACTATAGAGATCTTTTGAATGTTAAGTTTACTTGTATTGaactttattttaataaaacatcCAAACTACTATAGAGATCTTTTGTATGTTTATTATTTAGAAAATAGTCCCATTAGCATTAGTTAGCCGGAGAATGATGATTTATAGGAGTCTTTGCAAAAGATTGATACGCTATATTATTATCTAGTCTCATGTTTTGTTATATAGTTAGCACAAACGACACAACATGAATCTCTTAGGAAGGGACAATATAAAGTCATATAAATGAAGAATTTCACATTTCAATAGTGTTTAACAGTGTTTTGCCTATAAATAGCCAAATGGGGAGATTGTTGTTCCTTTGATTGACTTATTTTTATAGGAAAACTGTTATGAATGTTTGTAGTGTGCTTATAATTCTCACCTTCTGTTATTTTTGAGATTTATCCATGCATATCTTATAAGTTTTGCAAGAGTTGATTTTGCCAAAATTTGTCAAAGGGGGATTGTTGTTCCTTTTGATTGACTGCATTATGCAAAACAACACGGAGTGTACAAGATGTTTTGGTGAGGAAATGACACATGTGGGACACGATGTTCTAACATGTGTGCAACATCTGCCTCTTGTCATCAGGCCAATGTTAATGTTGTTCAGGGCGAATATTCTTGTTGCGTTTCAATCAAATTTGTCGCTATCTTTTAGTAATGTGTTATTTAGATTTATTTGATAATATTGAATGAtaacaaatatatttaattggagattttaatttgaataaaaaataaaatatttttcggtgtttttggaaaaacaaataaaaacaaaattttctacAAATTTGGACATGATCAAAGCTCGAGCGCATTGGAGAAAATCCCAGAAGTTGCATTGTTATTTAAGAAGAATCAAACCTAATATTTGAATGTGTGTATAAGAATTAAAGATCATTGTGTTAGGATTTCTATTTTGAGTCTTTGTTCGTGTTGTTATTTGTGCACCTCTCTAAGCGCCAAAGTTTCATATCTAAAGGCTTAGAGATTAGTTTGTTAGTTGAATAATAATTCATCATTGTTTAATTTGTTAATTGTATTGATCACTAGGGttagtgattgagagaaagtgagaggggtCTCTTATTCAAGGGGAGCCTGAACAAAACTTCACGTGTAGTATTAGGAAAGTGATCTTGAACTGAGAGAAATCAGAGTAAGCCAATTTGTCATTTTGACTATTGAGAGTGGAATAGTTCTATAGAGAGTCCTGAATAGAAATACACTAGTAGAATTAAGAAGAGTGACACTGAACATGAGTTTCTCATCTAAGTCACTTTGTACTAGTTCTATTGATAATATATTTCCTTTTTTGAGTTGGAAGCCTCCTAGACATAGGCGAcgttgcactgaactgggttacCAATTCctttgtgttctttattgttttatgtttGATCATCTTATTTTCCATTAACTGCCAACATCTGTTGTCATAGAACAAAATTTCAATTCTAGTTTactttacaattttatttttcctacaatttGCTTTCATTTCTAGTAATGTATACTCAAGACTCCAATGAAGCTTTTTCTTAATTCAAGTTACTTGCTTTTATTCCAGGTTTTTAGTTTTATCGATTTTCTCGTTATTACTGCTATTATTACTTTAGAtcatgtatgcaatgtatatttttgttgttattgtgaTTACCATGTTTGAGTAGTCGATTA is part of the Vicia villosa cultivar HV-30 ecotype Madison, WI linkage group LG2, Vvil1.0, whole genome shotgun sequence genome and encodes:
- the LOC131648866 gene encoding signal peptide peptidase-like 5, yielding MPWFSYSPPFPPAAILILSLFAAANAVDNNASCNHEIQLIKVKNWIDGKEGEMVNGMTAKFGSLLPEDAAKSVRAPLVSSVPADCCSLSTSKVSGSVAVCVRGTCDYTTKATMAQSGGATAVLMINEELFEMNCPSDTKEKIDISIPVVEVTESLAGNLKNSLKSGKKVEVLLYAPVRPVIDFSVGALWLMSVGTVICASLWADFTATDQADVHYDDYSPKGSSTAEKGADGSEDEIVNIDAKGAVIFVITASTFLVLLFFFMSSWFIWVLIVLFCIGGIEGMHNCIVTLTLKHHPSYGHKTVNLPMFGVVSIFSLVVLLFCMAFAVTWAVTRKGSFSWFGQDLLGICLMITVLQLARLPNIKVATVLLCCAFVYDIFWVFISPVIFQKSVMITVARGDKAGGEAIPMLLRFPRPSDPWGGYDMIGFGDILFPGLLVSFTRRFDKNNNKGVFDGYFLWLVVGYGFGLIFTYLGLYLMNGHGQPALLYLVPCTLGVAVILGCIRGELKDIWNYKEDSSSSKEPSEV